CGAAATGCCCGTGTTGGCAGAGCGGGCAATGTCGCGGCGTGTTTCAATAGCACGCAGCGAAGCATAATGCAAATGCTGTCGGTGCCCGGGCGTGTTGCCCCACCAACCGTCATTGGTGATAATAAAGATAGCGTTTGCGCCTTTTTTGATATATTCGGTGCAATACTCCCCATAAATGGATTCGTAGCAAATAACGGGAGCTACGCCGATACCGTCTTTTCCGATAAAAGCAGTTCGCTCGGTTTGTGTGCCCAAACTACCTGCTATGCCGCCTAAATCAATGGCGAAATTATCCAAAAATTTGAACAAAAACGGATAAGGCATACGCTCCACACCGGGTACTAATTTGGATTTGTAATAAAATTGCGGCTGCTGTGTGCCTTGCATCTGCACCGCCGCATTGAAGGCATCGTAGAAATGATTGCTGCCGCGCAAAGGTCGGGCGGTGGCGGTTTTTCCTTTGCCCTCTGTATAATACTCCAAAAGCGTAAGCCCTGCCACTAATTGCAGTTGTGGGCGTTGTTGCAGCCATTGAGCAATGCGCCGCGATTGCAACTCCTGAAAAAAGTCGCGCCGCCAAACGGAGTTCGGAATAGAGGTTTCAGCCATACCATATAAGTGATATGTTCGGTGCAGATGCTGTCGGAAAGCTGAATAAAACGCTCCAATTGCTGTTGTGCGAGTTGCGGCTCAAATTTTTCGTTATAAGGGTCAATATTGGGCTGCAAAACGGCTACTTCTATGGCTTTTCCTTGCTCGCTATAACTATAATATATCGCCAAAGACACCAACACAGGCAACAAAAACAACAAAGCGGGCTTCCATACCAACTGAATATATGCTTTTATGGCATCGGGAAAATTGCGGATAAGCGGCGGTTTTTGGGTAAAATGAAGGGCTTGTTCGCAGATGAGTATATTGAGCAGCAATACCCACAGCGTACCGCCCGCCACGCCGGTATATTCGTACCACTGCACCAATGCCGGATAATAGGCAAATACATTGCCGAGCGTGAGCCAAGGCCAGCTGAGTTCCCAGTTCAGGTGCAGGTATTCAAAAAGCAAGCCGCGCCATAATGAAGGCAACGTAGGCAAAAGTTTTGTTCAAGCCAGCCGCGCCCGATGCAACACATACAAGGGCACACACATAAAAGCAGGTTGAGCGTAAAAGCAAGAACAGAACCCGCAAAGCATTTTTTACCCACCACGTTACCGCTATATTCCATATCAAAAAAATACATAGCAATATCCGAAATAAGCACGACCCGAAAGGCGGCGGCGAAAAGCAGCTTCTTCGAGCAAAAACAGCGGAATCCACGCCGTAAATATCAAAGGAAATAAAGGTAATTCGCTCCACGCCAAAGTAGCCGATACAGCCCCTGCCAATGCCAATAACAAATAACGCATAGAAGATAACTTAAAATTTTTTGAACCTCGGCAAAAATAGCGCGAAATATCAGTTTTTGTACCTTTATTGACCATTTTGATAATGCAGGGACTTGCACACATTGTAATGCTTGAGGGGAAGTTTTGTTTTGATAATAAGTATGAAATATTTTTTATCTTAGAACGTTATGAAAGCAAAAATAACAAGGACTTAGCCAAAACTATATAAGCATTGATTTTTCAAAAGGAACACCCAACCCTGAAAAAGTGCAAGCAGCCAGCAATGAAGTAGCCGCCGCACAGACGGCATCAATAACTTGCAATAAAAGAAGCAATCAAAAATTTATGAAAAAGATACTGTTTTTTCTACTATTTTTTATAAGTATATCAAATATTTATGGGCAAGGCTCTTGGAATGGGAGATTTTATTTTAATTTAATTTATAAAAACAGAATTGTTACAACAAAAGATTTCTTAGATAGAAAAATTAAATTATTGTCAAATTCTTTAGAAAGCAGCCGTATCCCACTTCACTATGATACTACATATAATTGTTTTATATATGATTCACACTCTATAACAGAATATAGATGTTTTTACCTACAAACAGAAAAAGATACTGTAAAGATTATATTTCCCGGATTAGGCGAGAAGGTTATAATGGCAAAATCCCCAATTATTATACAAGGTAATTTAT
This is a stretch of genomic DNA from Sphingobacteriales bacterium. It encodes these proteins:
- a CDS encoding apolipoprotein N-acyltransferase, whose product is MAETSIPNSVWRRDFFQELQSRRIAQWLQQRPQLQLVAGLTLLEYYTEGKGKTATARPLRGSNHFYDAFNAAVQMQGTQQPQFYYKSKLVPGVERMPYPFLFKFLDNFAIDLGGIAGSLGTQTERTAFIGKDGIGVAPVICYESIYGEYCTEYIKKGANAIFIITNDGWWGNTPGHRQHLHYASLRAIETRRDIARSANTGISCFIDQRGIIRQATNYDEEKVIKDTLYANEALTFYVRFGDYIYKIACGVGVVLILLLIMIKKSNRRNLSRTV